From Streptomyces sp. SAI-135:
CACACCGACGAAGCAGCGTTCGTGCAACAGGACACTGTTTCGAAAGCCCAGGGAGAGGGCCATGTTCGACATGAACCGGCGGGTGTCTTCGTCGTCGTCTTCCGCACCGAGGGACTGTACGTAGGCACGTCCTTCCCGGCTGTTGAGGTGCACGATGTCTTGGATGTCGACGCCGTCGATCAGGTTCAGTGAATGGGTGGCGACGATCACGGTGGACTGAGCGGCCGACGCCGACACCTTGATCATCTGCATGATGCGGCGCTGGTGGTCGTAGTCCAGATGGGTGTCGGGCTCGTCATAGGCGATGATCACGCCAGGGCCCTCGTCGGAATCCTCCGACAGCAGTTCCTGACTGGCTTCCCACAGCGCCAGAGAAACTCGGCGTGACCGGCCAGAGCCTGCTGCTGTCAACGACACGGCCCGCTGGCCTGGAGCCGCTGCGGTCAACGACAGGCTGTTGACGGTCGGCCGGAACTGGACGCCCGGATCCACGGTGAAGGCATCGAATGCGCACCGCTCCTCGACCAGCTTCTGCAACCGGATGACGTCGTCTTTGAGGAGAGCGGCAAACTCCTCCTCCAGATCCGTGATCTTCTTCCGGGTCTCCTCCCGCAACGTGTACTCACGCAGCTTGGCCGTCAGGATGCTGCGTACGACCGCTTCGGGAGACTCGGCCGCATCCCCCTTGAAATACAGCAACTGAGGAAGTGCAGAAGCGACCGCCTCGGGTGCTGCGACCCAGTCGGTGACTTTGTCGTCGGTGCCGGCGGCGTGCTCCTTGAGCAGCTCTGCCCAGCTGTCCTTCACGTTCGGCTTGCCCTCGGGCAGCTTGAGCCCAAGTTCAGAGGCCAGTTCCCTCAACTCGCCGGCCTTCAGAGGGGCGATGTCCCGCAGGGCCGGATTTCGCGGCACCTCCGTCAACCACTCCAGACAGCTGCGCCCACCCTCCACATGGCGCCGGCGCACCCGCAGAAACGGTCCCGTGTCGAGCGCCTTCTCCTCCGCCGCAGAAAGAGCGAATCTGCCCTCGACCGTGACCGTGCGCTGTTCCTCGTCCTGGTCCGCGGGCAACGCTGCGCGCACGGGCTCGGCCTCGGCGAAATCGGAGATGTCGCTATCGATGATGCTGCGTTCACCGAGCAGGACCGCGATCGCATCCAGCGTCGCTGTCTTCCCACAGTCGTTGTGCCCGGTCAAGATCGTCTGCTTGTGGATCGGAATGCTCTCGACGTGGCCCAACGAACGGAAGTTGCTGACGCTGAGTTCGACGAGTCGCACGCTGCTCCCTTGCAGTACGGCACGAGCGCGTGCGGTGGGCAGCCAGCAACGCGTCGGTGTAACGCCCCCATTTACAACGAGATGGAACTTTAGCGCCTGCCGGGACGTGGGGAAGGGCCATCACTCGAAGGTGTGCTTGGTGGCTCTGGGCTAGGTGTTGCTCTCGAGCGGAGTCGGGAAGTAACTGCCCATCTGGCGTGCCAAGTCGTCGAACCCACGTGAGTGACCAGAGGAGGGAGATCTCCGGCGCGGATCGAAGCGTGATGCTGGAGGTGCGCCGTTCGGTCAGGTGGATGAGCGGGTGGGGCCGGGGACGCGGACGGTGGGGAGGTCGGTGCGTTCGTTTTCTGTGGTGAGGGCGTCGGCGGTGAGGCGCCGGTAGGTGTGGAGGAGTTCCGCTATGGCCTCGGGTGCGGTGTCGGCGGTGGCGACGAGGGCGGCGAGGATCTGGGAGCGGGAGGTCTGTTCGCCGGCGGCGGCTGCGGCGCGGACGAGTATGTCGAGGCGTTGGTTGATGTCGTGGGGCCAGGAGACGAGTGTGTTGCGGCGGGGCTGCTGCCACAGCAGGTCCACGGTTTCCCCCCTTTGGCTGTGCCAACTGCCCTATATCAAATATATATTGTGCGCATGGTGACGCTGCTGCAAGGACGCCGGACGTCGGAGGGCTCGGGGGCTTCGGGCCGGGGCGGTGTCCGGGTCGCGGGGCGGACGCTGTGTCCCACGCCTGTGTTCGATACGTACTGGCGTTTTGCTGCGGCGCGGCAGGCGGTGTACGAGGCGCGGCTGGCCGGTGGGCCGGGGCCGTGGACGGGTGATCCGATCCTGTCGAGGTACCGGTTCACCAACTGCTTCCGGGCCGCGGACCGGGTGAGTCAGGTGTTGATCGCCGATGTCATCTACGGCGGTGAGCAGGAGTGGGAGGAGGTCTTCTTCCGTACTCTGCTGTTCAAGGTCTTCAACAAGGAGTCCACGTGGCGGCTGCTGACCGGTGCGCTGGGCGAGGTGCGCTGGGACGGCTACGACCACCGGGCCTTTGACCGGGTGCTGTCGCGGGCGTTTGCGGCGGGGGAGCGGCTGTATTCGGCCGCCTATATCGTGCCGCCGCCGCAGCTGGGGGAGGAGCGCAAGCACCGTAACCATCTGCGGCTGCTGGAGATGATGATGACCTCCGGTGCGCCGGAGAGGGTCTTGGCGGCGCCGACGCTGCGGGATGCCTACGAGGTGCTGCTGGGCTATCCGGCCATCGGCCCGTTCCTGGCGTATCAGTTCGTCATCGACCTCAACTACGCTTCCGCGATGCCGTTTTCGGAGATGGACTTTGTCGTCGCCGGGCCCGGCGCCAGGGACGGGATCCGCAAGTGCTTCGGTCCGGCGGCCGACGGCATCGAGGCCGAGGTCATCCGGTACATGGCCGACACCCAGGACGAGCACTTCGCTCGCCTGGGCCTGGCCTTCCCCGGCCTGCGGGGTCGGCCGCTGCAGCTGATCGACTGCCAGAATCTGTTCTGTGAGGTCGACAAGTACGCGCGTGTCGCCTATCCGGAGATCGCCGGGATTAGCGGCCGCAGCCGCATCAAGCAGACATACCGCTCTTCGTCGGTGCCGGTACCGGCCTGGTTCCCGCCCAAGTGGGGCATCAACGAAGCCTGTTGATGCGGGTCTCTATGCGGCCAGGGTCGGGGTGCCGCTCAGCAGCGGCCGGATGGCAGTGAGCGGCCCGTCCAGGTGGGCGTGACCGGCCATGACGGTCAGCGTGCCGACGGCCAGGCCGGCCTGGGCCGCGATGTAGGCCAGGAGCCGGCCCAGGCCCAGGTAGTTGCCGTAGGCCCGTTCGAACATGTACTGGCTGCGGTAGAGCGCCGCGGCGTGCACCCGGCGATCGCGGTCCAGCTGGAAGGACACGTGGCTCAGGCAGGGAAAGCCCCGGTAGAGGTTGTCGCGGTCTGCGGCGTGCACGAGCAGTTCGGCCGGCACGTCGCCGTCGGCGGGGTGGGCGAGGTCGGCTTCGTAGGCGGCGGTCATCGGTCCCTTGCTTCCGGCCTGCTTGCGCAGCTGGCCGATGATGTTGCCTATCTGGTCGATGTCGGTCTTCTTCGCGCCCGGGTAGGCGACCAGGCGTCCGAAGTAGGTGCCGTGCGCGTTGCCGGGATACCGCTTGATCCGCGGGTACATGGCCCGGTAGCGGGCCACGAGGCTGGCGTGGTCGGTGGCTCGGGCTGCGAGGTCTGCGGGGAAGAGGGTGCCGGCGACCGTCTCGATGGGCTCGTGCCGTTTGGCGATGCGCAGCCGGTCCAGTTCGGTGCGGAAGCCGGGGTCGTCGGCGGTGGGGTCGGCGATGCGCACCACGGTGTGCAGGCCGGTGTGCGACGGGTTGTCCTTGCGGTCCAGGGCGTTGCAGGCGGCGATCCAGGCGCGGGTGACGTCACCGCCGGTGACATCGAAGCTGATCATGAATCCTCCGCCGTCCAGCGCGAGCGCTACGCCGCGGTGAACCAGCCCGCCGCATCCCAGTTGCTGGGCGCGCTGACCACCACGCAGGCCGCGGCCGAACTCGCCCACGCCGCCGGCACCAGCCTGTCGGATCTGGCCCTGCCGGACCTCATCCCGCCCGCCGCACCCCCGGCCGACTGGCGCACCCCGCCATCCCTCGCCACCCGCACCGCACCCGGCCGGCCCACCCCCCTCCCGTCCGAACCAGCCCCCGGGCGCCTGCCCGGACCCGCCGCAGACCCTGCTGAAAACGGAGACGCCTCGTGACCGCGGCCACCTACCAGTACGTGGACCTGCCGGATGCGTCCGTGGTCACCACCCGCGCCCTGCTCACCGCCCGGGACAATATCGCCGACACCGTGGATGCCCGCGCCATGATGTGCATCCACGGCGGCGCCGGCTTCGGCAAGACCCTCGCCGTCAACATCTGCCTGCGCGAACTCGAGCACGAGGACGTCCGCAAGATCACCTTCCGGGCCCGTCCCACCGCCCGCGCGGTGCGCTACGAACTGTTCACCGCGCTCGACCTGGCCGGTGAACCACCGCGCCACCCCAGCGAGTTCGACTGCCTGCTGAAAACCGCCCTGGCCGAACGCCCCCGCACCTTCCTCGTGGACGAGGCCCAGTGGCTCAACGGGGAGGCGTTCGAATACTTCCGCTACCTGTGGGACGAACCCTCCACCCAGCTCGCGATCATCTTCGTCGGCGGCGAGGGCTGCCACACCGTGCTGCGCCGCGAACCGATGCTCTCCTCCCGCGTCTTCATCTGGCAGCACTTCACCCGCCTCACCCCCGGCGAGGTCCTCGAAGCCATCCCCCTGTTCCATCCGATCTGGGCCGACACCGACCCCGACGACATCACCTTCGCCGACCAGCACGCAGCACACGGCAACTTCCGCGCCTGGGCCCAGCTGACCGCGCACACCCGTACCGCACTCGCCCGCACCGGCCGTTTCCGGGCGGACCGGGACCTGCTGCGCTGGGCCTTCAGCCGCCTCGCATGACCGCCACCCAGCGGCGGCGGCCTCCAGGCACGGTGCGTCGAGGAAGAACCTCTTCCGTTCCCGCCCCTCCACCCGGGACCTCTGCCACCACCCGACGGAGCGCCTGATGATGCTCACCTGCCCCCAACCGCCGCCCCCGATGGTGGTTTTCGACCCTGGCGACGAAGCCGCACACACCCGCGCCGCCCTGCTCATGCACCATCCGGCAGCCGGCTGCGTCACGGTCCACCCCACCCCTGGCACCGATTCCACCCTCGCCCTCGCCCACAACCTCCTCGACGCCCTCGGCAAGACCACACCCGTCCCCGGCTACCGCGCCACCGACCCGGTCCCCGTCTGGACCCTCGCAGCGGCCTGGACCCTGGCGCTGCCCGTCACCCACCTGACCGTGCTGCGCGCCCACCTCCTGTCCACCCGCGCTCTCGGCGACCTGCTCGCCCTGCGCATCCGTACCGGGGTGCGCCTCCACCTGGTCTGCCACCAGCCCAAACTGTCCGCCGCCCTCGAGCGGGCCCTGGCCCACATCGGCTACGACATGGCCGACGCGGACGCCGTCCTGCGCCAGGACGACCAGGACCCACCGCACACGCCGCGGCCACGGCAAGCGGCCACGCACAGCGGGGAGTGGATCGACCTGCCGGCCCTGACCACCCTGACCTCCTACGAATCCAGCCCCGACTGCGTGTGCACCCCACCCACCGCGGCCGAGCGTGGCTTCCGCCCACCACTGCTTCCCACCCGTATCGCCACCCAGGTCGCGCAACGCCTGTCCCGCACCCCCCACCCCCACCTGGCCGCTCATCTCGCAGCAGCCGTCGTCACCGCCGCCTCCACGAGCCAGCTGGACACCGCCCGCGTCCTGGACCTCGCCCTCGACGGCACCCACCTGGCCCTCCACGACCGCCACAACGTCCGCCAAGGCTGCACCACCCACCCGGTGCCCCTCTGGGCCCAACCCCTCATGCGCGCCACGGCGTTCACCCACCTCCTCGCCACGGCAGAGCGCAGCAGCCCGCTGTTCTCTGACCCGCTTCATGCCCGTGGCCTGCCCTCCTTGAGGGACTTCGCCGAATGCCTCAGACTCCGCCCGCCCCAGCCCCCGCCTCCATCGAGGAGGCCCCGCAGGGGGCAACAGCCGGCAGCCACGATCTGGCCCATCAGCGGAGCGCACCACGCCCGGCGCTGGGCCGCCGAGGAGAACATGCAGGGCTGCCCCCAGCCCCCGGGCTACCGAACCTAACTTTTGATGCCGACACCGGCACCAGGACTTGGCCTGCTTGAGCAGGGAGCACATCATGCGGCCGGCCTGCCACTGCCCGGGTCCGCGTGCGTTCCACCCCACCCGGCGGTATCTCCCTTGCTGTCGACGCACTCCGCGCGGCACGGGGAGGCACCTGGGGAGGGAGAACGTGGCGGAAGTTGCGGATGTACTGCTGCAGTTCTGGCGTGAGCAGCGGGATCAGGCCCGTTAACCCCAGGCATGTCCTGGGTCGGCTGGGCGTATTTCCCGGCTGACCCGGGATGCACGTCGGGGTCTTTGGGCAGAGCAGAGCGCACACTGGATCCATGACTACCCGTGCGGTGGTTCGGGTCATGGTGCTCGCGAGTGTCGTCCCGTGTGGTTTCGCACTGTGGGTGTCGGCGCTGCCGCGTTCTCAGCCGACGGGAGCGATGTCCGGTGCCTCGTTCGTGATCGCCCTGTCGGTGGTGAACGTGGGGGAGGCCTGTATTGCGGCGGTGCTGATCCACGCCCGGCCGCGGAATGCGATCGGCTGGATCTTCGCCGGACTGGCGGTGACGTCCGGGTGGGAACAGGCTTTCGTCGCGTACGGAGGGTACGGCCTGGCTGAGGCCGATCCGGTGTGGCCGGGCGCGCGGTTAGCGACCGTGGTTGCTTCGGGGTTGTTCGTACCGGGCTGGGTGGCCTCAGCGACTCTGCTGGTTGCTCTCTATCCGGACGGGCGGCTGGCGGCACGCTGGTGGCGGTGGCCGGTGGGCGCCGTTGTCGCGGGGACTGTCGTGCTGACGTTCCTGTCCCTGTTTGACTCGCACGCTTATGGTGATCTGTTTCCTGGTCTGCCCGCGCCGTTGTCGATGCCGCCCACGTTGTTCACCTGGCTTGCGTTGGGCGTGTGTCTGCCGTTGCTGGCGCTGTCGGCACTGGTCATCTGGGGCGGCACCGTCCTGCGCTTGTTACGCTCGCGTCCTCCGGAGCGACAGCTGCTGGTCTGGCTCATGTGTACTGAAGTCCCGTGCATGGGCGCCAGCTTCTACTCGGCGATGGTCGACAACCGGCCGCTTCCCTCGGTGCTCCTTTCCTTCCTCGTGGTGGTCGCGGTGGCGGTGGGAGTCTTGCGGTACCGGCTTCTTGGAATCGAGGCGGTGCTGCGGCGCGGACTGGTCTACGGCTTGCTGACCGGGGCCGTGATCGCGGTCTACCTGGCCCTGACGGTTGGGATCGGGTCCGCACTGAACCGCCACCCGCTGCTTGGTGTGGTGGCGGCTGCCCTCGTGGCGGTGCTGCTGGCCCCCGCCCGGGATCGACTGCAGCGCGCGGTGGACTGGCTGGTGTACGGCGAACGCCGCGATCCGCTGCGGGCGTTGGCCCGTCTCGGCGACCAGGTGGCGGTCGCCGGAGAGCCTGACCTGCTGCCCGCCGCGCTGAGCGCCGTGATGCGGGCCGTACGTGCCCCCGGTGCCGAGGTCCGCGCGCCGGACGGGCACACGGTCGGACAACAGGGGGTTATGGCAGCGGCCGGTCCGTCGCTGCCGCTGCGGGTGGGGGGCCGAGACCTCGGCACGCTGACGGTGGCCGCCCGTCGGCCGGCGGCCTCCTACGACACGGCCGATCTCCAGTTGCTGGCGGCGTTGGCGCTGCAGGTCGCCACCCTGCTGAGGGCCCTGGAACTCACCGAGGCCTTGGAAGCCGAGCGCGACCACGTCGTGGCTGCCACTCATGCCGAGAGGGACCGGATTCGGCATGACCTCCACGATGGCCTGGGGCCTTCCCTCTCTGGTATGGGGCTGGGGCTGCAGGCACTGGCCGATGCGCTGGACTGTGACGGGGCCACACCGGCGGGCAGACTGCTGGCCCGCATCCGCCAGGAGGTCACCACCGCGGTCGGAGAGATCCGGCGGATCATCGACGGCCTGCGTCCCACGGTGCTGGACACACTGGGGCTGGCAGAGGCCATCCGCCAGTACGCCAAGACGCTCGCCGACGCCGTGCCGGTGGAGGTGAAGATCGATGGACTGCCGTTCTTGTCACCAGGTCTGGAGGCCACCGCCTACCGCATCGTCACCGAGTCGCTCACCAACACCGCTAGGCACGCTGGTGCATGCCGGGCCTGCGTACGGATCTCCGCCGCCGACGGGTCCCTGCAGGTCACCGTCACGGACACCGGCCGCGGCATCCCTGACCGGGCGGCACCGGGGCTGGGCCTGATGTCCATGCGCCGCCGGGCTCAGGTGCTCGGCGGCACCCTCCACGTAGCCTCGCGGCCAGGGTGCACCACCGTGGCGGCGGCTCTCCCACTGGGGGTCGTATGACTACCAGAGTCCCCGTCCGGGTGGTCATCGCCGACGACCACCCCATGTACCGGTACGGACTGACCGCCGCGCTGGCCGCTTGCGAAGACCTGGAGGTCGTCGGCGAGGCCGCCTCCGGAGAAGAACTGCTGACCGTGGCGGCCGACGTTCAGCCCGACGTCGTCATCACCGATCTCACTATGCCCGGCACCGACGGTGCCACCGCCACCCGGGCTCTGCTCGCCAACC
This genomic window contains:
- a CDS encoding AAA family ATPase; the encoded protein is MRLVELSVSNFRSLGHVESIPIHKQTILTGHNDCGKTATLDAIAVLLGERSIIDSDISDFAEAEPVRAALPADQDEEQRTVTVEGRFALSAAEEKALDTGPFLRVRRRHVEGGRSCLEWLTEVPRNPALRDIAPLKAGELRELASELGLKLPEGKPNVKDSWAELLKEHAAGTDDKVTDWVAAPEAVASALPQLLYFKGDAAESPEAVVRSILTAKLREYTLREETRKKITDLEEEFAALLKDDVIRLQKLVEERCAFDAFTVDPGVQFRPTVNSLSLTAAAPGQRAVSLTAAGSGRSRRVSLALWEASQELLSEDSDEGPGVIIAYDEPDTHLDYDHQRRIMQMIKVSASAAQSTVIVATHSLNLIDGVDIQDIVHLNSREGRAYVQSLGAEDDDEDTRRFMSNMALSLGFRNSVLLHERCFVGVEGPTEYAALPILFKLAFGYPIQSAGIALWDCKGNDGALNFAKFLKKHRRTVLFLVDGDSIRDKEREFSLNRLEKYGFTEKDCLFLGNPNELEDVFSDVQWADTMNAEWPRTDEQQWTPKDVADLRSTGKFSKSLHTLLFQHSEQAPRKKESMVVQLAQRLRQPSDVPPALVKSFNDAIRVASEAGLRHWSEDE
- a CDS encoding nucleotide kinase domain-containing protein → MVTLLQGRRTSEGSGASGRGGVRVAGRTLCPTPVFDTYWRFAAARQAVYEARLAGGPGPWTGDPILSRYRFTNCFRAADRVSQVLIADVIYGGEQEWEEVFFRTLLFKVFNKESTWRLLTGALGEVRWDGYDHRAFDRVLSRAFAAGERLYSAAYIVPPPQLGEERKHRNHLRLLEMMMTSGAPERVLAAPTLRDAYEVLLGYPAIGPFLAYQFVIDLNYASAMPFSEMDFVVAGPGARDGIRKCFGPAADGIEAEVIRYMADTQDEHFARLGLAFPGLRGRPLQLIDCQNLFCEVDKYARVAYPEIAGISGRSRIKQTYRSSSVPVPAWFPPKWGINEAC
- a CDS encoding thymidylate synthase, yielding MISFDVTGGDVTRAWIAACNALDRKDNPSHTGLHTVVRIADPTADDPGFRTELDRLRIAKRHEPIETVAGTLFPADLAARATDHASLVARYRAMYPRIKRYPGNAHGTYFGRLVAYPGAKKTDIDQIGNIIGQLRKQAGSKGPMTAAYEADLAHPADGDVPAELLVHAADRDNLYRGFPCLSHVSFQLDRDRRVHAAALYRSQYMFERAYGNYLGLGRLLAYIAAQAGLAVGTLTVMAGHAHLDGPLTAIRPLLSGTPTLAA
- a CDS encoding ATP-binding protein, producing MTAATYQYVDLPDASVVTTRALLTARDNIADTVDARAMMCIHGGAGFGKTLAVNICLRELEHEDVRKITFRARPTARAVRYELFTALDLAGEPPRHPSEFDCLLKTALAERPRTFLVDEAQWLNGEAFEYFRYLWDEPSTQLAIIFVGGEGCHTVLRREPMLSSRVFIWQHFTRLTPGEVLEAIPLFHPIWADTDPDDITFADQHAAHGNFRAWAQLTAHTRTALARTGRFRADRDLLRWAFSRLA
- a CDS encoding histidine kinase, giving the protein MTTRAVVRVMVLASVVPCGFALWVSALPRSQPTGAMSGASFVIALSVVNVGEACIAAVLIHARPRNAIGWIFAGLAVTSGWEQAFVAYGGYGLAEADPVWPGARLATVVASGLFVPGWVASATLLVALYPDGRLAARWWRWPVGAVVAGTVVLTFLSLFDSHAYGDLFPGLPAPLSMPPTLFTWLALGVCLPLLALSALVIWGGTVLRLLRSRPPERQLLVWLMCTEVPCMGASFYSAMVDNRPLPSVLLSFLVVVAVAVGVLRYRLLGIEAVLRRGLVYGLLTGAVIAVYLALTVGIGSALNRHPLLGVVAAALVAVLLAPARDRLQRAVDWLVYGERRDPLRALARLGDQVAVAGEPDLLPAALSAVMRAVRAPGAEVRAPDGHTVGQQGVMAAAGPSLPLRVGGRDLGTLTVAARRPAASYDTADLQLLAALALQVATLLRALELTEALEAERDHVVAATHAERDRIRHDLHDGLGPSLSGMGLGLQALADALDCDGATPAGRLLARIRQEVTTAVGEIRRIIDGLRPTVLDTLGLAEAIRQYAKTLADAVPVEVKIDGLPFLSPGLEATAYRIVTESLTNTARHAGACRACVRISAADGSLQVTVTDTGRGIPDRAAPGLGLMSMRRRAQVLGGTLHVASRPGCTTVAAALPLGVV